A part of Desulfofundulus salinus genomic DNA contains:
- a CDS encoding N-acetylmuramoyl-L-alanine amidase family protein codes for MLHPAPKSFTHIMVMAVIFCLFYRVAVPLEAAPSSNILAGRVIVIDPGHGGDDPGTVGCHGIVEKDVAMEISRRVADVFRRTGARVVLTRDGDRETAGPGESGGERIEAHDLARRVELANKCGAHLFLSIHLNHFSEPDEYGAQVFYQTGSQESRKLAEAIQAELNKNLVDSGRQALAGDFYVCRNSRMPAVIVEVGFLSHERESRQLTDPAYQERAARAILQGVVNYFQGDRGEVKQHG; via the coding sequence TGTTACATCCTGCGCCGAAAAGTTTTACCCACATTATGGTCATGGCAGTTATTTTTTGCCTGTTTTATCGGGTGGCGGTTCCATTAGAAGCAGCTCCTTCCAGTAACATCCTGGCCGGACGCGTGATCGTAATTGATCCCGGCCATGGTGGGGACGACCCCGGGACGGTGGGATGTCATGGCATTGTGGAAAAGGATGTGGCTATGGAAATCAGCCGGCGGGTGGCGGATGTTTTCCGGCGGACCGGGGCCCGGGTGGTGCTGACCAGGGATGGGGACCGGGAAACGGCGGGTCCCGGGGAAAGCGGTGGGGAAAGGATAGAAGCCCACGATTTGGCCCGCCGGGTGGAGCTGGCCAACAAATGCGGTGCCCATCTTTTCCTGAGCATTCACTTAAATCATTTTTCCGAGCCCGATGAATACGGGGCACAGGTATTTTACCAGACCGGTTCCCAGGAAAGCCGCAAACTGGCCGAGGCCATCCAGGCCGAACTAAACAAGAACCTGGTGGATTCGGGGCGCCAGGCTTTGGCCGGCGATTTTTACGTCTGCCGCAACTCCCGCATGCCGGCAGTAATAGTAGAAGTGGGGTTTTTAAGCCACGAACGGGAATCCCGGCAGCTAACCGATCCCGCCTATCAGGAACGGGCTGCCCGGGCCATCCTCCAGGGTGTGGTCAATTACTTTCAGGGCGACAGGGGGGAGGTGAAACAGCATGGTTAA
- a CDS encoding serine hydrolase: MVNIFRLVVFLLVLSLAAGPAAAASHSVPVTGRLSNQPVRNIDYSPLKKQMEKFVREKKSTFAIYFEDLASGASFGINADKPMVAASTVKLPMALYINHLVVQGKMHWHDRVSYRKATDYEDGSGVLRYEARDGDTYSLRLLTNLAITISDNVAFRMLARHVGRPNFYAYMKELGGRTVYPGGKNLTTARDLATYVKATLDFARRYPQEGQRLLDDLAHPSFHIGLPGLLPHQVMVAHKEGDLDGVANDCGVVFGRRPYILVVLSSGVKETREGFADIARLSKMAYDFQESLPAAEIFPLYQSPK; this comes from the coding sequence ATGGTTAACATTTTCCGCCTGGTGGTTTTTTTGCTCGTTTTAAGCCTGGCCGCCGGTCCCGCTGCCGCTGCAAGTCATAGTGTCCCGGTGACCGGGAGGCTTTCCAATCAACCGGTACGGAATATTGATTACTCACCTTTAAAAAAGCAGATGGAAAAATTTGTGCGCGAAAAAAAGTCCACCTTTGCCATTTATTTTGAGGATCTGGCCTCCGGCGCCAGTTTCGGCATTAATGCCGACAAACCAATGGTGGCAGCCAGCACAGTCAAACTGCCCATGGCCCTGTATATAAACCATCTGGTGGTGCAGGGTAAAATGCACTGGCACGACCGGGTGAGTTACCGCAAGGCCACCGATTACGAAGACGGTTCTGGAGTGCTGCGTTACGAAGCCAGGGACGGTGATACCTATTCCCTCCGCTTGCTTACCAATCTGGCCATCACCATCAGTGATAACGTGGCCTTTCGCATGCTGGCCAGGCACGTGGGCCGGCCGAATTTTTATGCCTATATGAAGGAACTGGGTGGCCGCACGGTCTATCCAGGAGGTAAAAATTTGACCACCGCCCGGGATCTGGCCACCTATGTCAAGGCCACCCTGGATTTCGCCCGGCGCTATCCGCAGGAAGGCCAGCGCCTGCTGGATGATCTGGCCCACCCGTCTTTTCATATTGGCTTACCGGGACTGCTTCCGCACCAGGTCATGGTGGCCCATAAGGAAGGGGATTTAGATGGGGTAGCCAACGACTGCGGGGTGGTTTTTGGCCGGCGGCCTTACATCCTGGTGGTTTTGTCCAGCGGGGTAAAAGAGACCCGGGAGGGTTTTGCCGACATCGCCCGCTTAAGCAAGATGGCTTACGATTTTCAGGAGTCCCTCCCGGCAGCTGAAATATTCCCATTATACCAATCACCGAAATAG
- a CDS encoding D-alanyl-D-alanine carboxypeptidase family protein, producing MFARKILSTLLICLFTLACALPAWAVKEKEEGTSGGLDTTAESAVLMEDHTGKVLWAKNPDKELPMASVTKIMTLLLAVEAVEQGKVSLKDRVVASENAWEMGGSQIYLEPGEEFSFEEMLIAVAVGSANDASVAVAEHILGSEEAFVEAMNQRAKQLGLKHTHFVNCTGLPAEGHYTSAYDMAVILRECLKYPLFRRISSIYEYDLRGGKFKLWNTNKLLKWYEGVDAGKTGWTNEAKYCLASSAERDGLRLIVVVLGTPEPKSHFRESIKLYKYGFARYKAVNIFPAGAKVKSLPVSKGVVNKLDVVTKDRVTVVAPKGEDRGFTTHLELPSHVTAPVTRRQQLGYCVVKKDGQEVLRVPLVARYEVKKASLLQQIKKVFTRLHGVR from the coding sequence ATGTTCGCCCGGAAAATCCTCAGTACATTGTTGATTTGTTTATTTACCCTGGCTTGTGCCTTACCGGCCTGGGCGGTGAAAGAGAAGGAGGAAGGCACCAGCGGCGGGCTGGATACTACCGCCGAATCAGCGGTGCTCATGGAAGACCATACGGGCAAAGTTTTATGGGCCAAAAATCCCGATAAGGAATTACCCATGGCCAGTGTGACCAAAATCATGACCCTTCTTTTAGCCGTAGAAGCCGTGGAACAGGGCAAGGTCAGCCTGAAGGACCGGGTGGTGGCCAGTGAGAACGCGTGGGAGATGGGCGGCTCCCAGATTTACCTTGAACCCGGGGAAGAATTCAGTTTCGAGGAAATGCTCATTGCCGTGGCCGTAGGATCGGCCAATGATGCCAGCGTGGCCGTGGCCGAGCATATCCTGGGGAGTGAAGAAGCCTTTGTGGAGGCCATGAACCAGCGGGCCAAACAACTGGGCTTAAAACACACCCACTTTGTCAACTGCACCGGCCTGCCGGCTGAGGGCCATTACACATCGGCCTACGATATGGCGGTTATTTTGCGGGAATGTTTAAAATATCCCCTTTTCCGCCGCATCTCGTCCATTTACGAATATGATTTGCGGGGCGGAAAGTTCAAGCTGTGGAATACCAACAAGCTGCTCAAGTGGTATGAGGGTGTGGATGCGGGCAAGACGGGGTGGACCAACGAGGCCAAATATTGCCTGGCTTCTTCGGCGGAACGGGACGGCCTGCGGTTGATTGTGGTAGTCCTGGGAACGCCCGAACCCAAAAGCCACTTCCGGGAATCCATCAAGCTGTACAAGTATGGCTTTGCCCGCTACAAGGCGGTAAACATCTTCCCTGCGGGTGCTAAAGTAAAATCCCTGCCTGTAAGCAAGGGAGTGGTGAATAAGCTGGATGTGGTGACAAAAGACCGGGTTACCGTGGTGGCGCCCAAAGGGGAGGACCGGGGATTCACCACCCACCTGGAACTGCCCTCCCACGTAACCGCTCCCGTGACCAGGAGGCAGCAGCTTGGCTACTGTGTGGTGAAAAAGGACGGGCAGGAAGTGCTGCGGGTGCCTTTAGTGGCCCGGTACGAAGTTAAAAAGGCCAGCTTGCTGCAGCAGATCAAAAAGGTCTTCACCCGCCTGCACGGCGTTCGCTAA
- the spoIIAA gene encoding anti-sigma F factor antagonist, which yields MVELDLETRQDTLFVRPEGELDLGVADFLRNALEESLNKNPVRHLVFNLSRVSYIDSSCLGVILGRYKRLAREGGRVSLVGLQPHVRRICELSGLLRIMGEYTTEEEAVARAG from the coding sequence ATGGTGGAACTGGACCTGGAAACCAGGCAGGATACCCTGTTTGTCCGGCCGGAAGGGGAGCTGGACCTGGGGGTAGCCGATTTTCTGCGCAATGCCCTGGAAGAATCTTTAAATAAAAACCCGGTGCGTCACCTGGTGTTTAATCTAAGCCGGGTCTCTTATATTGATAGCTCCTGTTTGGGGGTTATCCTTGGCCGCTACAAGCGCCTGGCCAGGGAAGGGGGCAGGGTTTCGCTGGTGGGCCTGCAGCCCCATGTGCGGCGCATTTGTGAGCTTTCGGGGCTGTTGCGGATCATGGGCGAGTATACCACGGAAGAGGAAGCTGTAGCCAGGGCCGGGTGA
- the spoIIAB gene encoding anti-sigma F factor, translated as MKVINQLKMEFLSLPDNVAFARVAVAAFASQLDFTLNDLEEIKVAVSEAVANAIVHGYENSPTGIVRVLVTLLETGVEIRVEDNGKGIADVKKALEPAYSTDPERMGLGFVFMQSFMDRLHVDSGPARGTRVTMIKNINRGAAAASQGGH; from the coding sequence ATGAAAGTGATTAACCAGCTAAAGATGGAGTTTTTAAGCCTGCCGGACAACGTAGCCTTCGCCCGGGTGGCCGTGGCCGCCTTTGCCTCCCAGCTGGACTTTACCTTAAACGACCTGGAAGAAATTAAAGTAGCTGTTTCCGAAGCGGTGGCCAATGCCATTGTCCATGGTTATGAAAATTCCCCGACAGGTATCGTACGGGTGCTCGTCACGTTGCTGGAAACCGGGGTGGAAATCCGGGTGGAAGATAACGGCAAGGGCATTGCCGATGTAAAAAAGGCGCTGGAACCGGCCTATTCCACCGATCCGGAACGGATGGGACTGGGGTTTGTGTTTATGCAGTCCTTCATGGACCGCCTGCATGTGGATTCCGGCCCGGCCAGGGGAACCCGGGTAACGATGATTAAAAACATTAACCGGGGTGCAGCAGCGGCTTCCCAGGGGGGTCATTGA
- the sigF gene encoding RNA polymerase sporulation sigma factor SigF: MSTRLVEMNLPRFPLLGDEEIRELLRRARAGDKAARERLINCNLKLVFNLVRRFQNRGYELEDLFQIGCIGLMKAIDKFDLNYDVKFSTYAVPMIVGEIRRFLRDDNPVKVSRSVKETAYRIQQARERLTGRLGREPSVGEVAAELGISREDVVTAMEAAQAPTSIYETLHQDDGDPIYLLDQLRDGGEGEMPWLDHIAVKELLMSLPERDRKILMWRFFEDKTQADVARQLGLSQVQVSRLERQALKKLKEMMQPGEDG, from the coding sequence ATGAGTACGCGATTAGTGGAAATGAATTTACCCCGCTTCCCCCTTTTGGGCGATGAAGAGATACGGGAACTGCTGCGCCGCGCCCGGGCCGGGGACAAGGCTGCCCGGGAAAGGCTCATCAACTGTAATTTAAAACTGGTCTTCAATCTGGTCCGGCGCTTTCAAAACCGGGGTTACGAACTGGAAGATTTGTTCCAGATTGGTTGCATTGGCCTGATGAAGGCCATAGATAAGTTCGATCTAAACTACGACGTTAAATTTTCCACTTATGCCGTGCCCATGATTGTGGGGGAAATCCGGCGCTTCTTGCGGGATGATAACCCCGTGAAGGTAAGCCGGTCGGTGAAAGAAACCGCCTACCGCATCCAGCAGGCCCGGGAGCGCCTTACCGGGCGGCTGGGCCGGGAGCCCTCGGTAGGGGAAGTGGCTGCGGAGTTGGGGATTTCCCGGGAGGATGTAGTCACCGCCATGGAAGCGGCTCAGGCGCCTACCTCCATCTACGAGACCCTCCACCAGGATGATGGCGATCCCATATACCTTCTGGATCAGCTCCGGGATGGAGGGGAAGGGGAGATGCCCTGGCTTGACCATATTGCGGTGAAGGAGTTGCTCATGTCCCTGCCCGAACGGGATAGAAAAATCCTCATGTGGCGTTTTTTTGAAGACAAAACCCAGGCAGATGTGGCCAGACAGCTGGGTTTGTCCCAGGTACAGGTATCCCGGCTGGAACGCCAGGCTTTAAAAAAGCTCAAGGAAATGATGCAACCCGGGGAGGATGGTTAA
- a CDS encoding dodecin family protein → MHIRVSELVGESPNGWKAAVQAAVDEASKTINDIVGVEVVNLTANVQNGRVVEYKANVKIAHRG, encoded by the coding sequence ATGCATATTAGGGTTTCGGAATTAGTAGGTGAGTCGCCCAACGGATGGAAAGCCGCAGTTCAGGCGGCCGTGGACGAAGCCTCCAAGACCATCAACGATATTGTGGGCGTGGAGGTGGTCAACCTGACCGCCAATGTGCAAAACGGCCGGGTTGTCGAGTACAAGGCCAATGTAAAGATTGCCCACCGGGGCTAA
- the spoVAC gene encoding stage V sporulation protein AC, with translation MAEVKDSQPLEIQKKEYQKMVQEVQPRPTVGRNVFWAFVVGGLISVLGQLFLNFFQARGLTLQEAGAATSTVLVFLAALFTGLGVYDEIAKLAGAGTIVPITGFANSMVAPAMEYRGEGLVLGVGARLFTVAGPVLVFGIVTAWLAALLYYFFR, from the coding sequence ATGGCTGAGGTGAAAGATTCTCAACCGCTGGAAATACAGAAAAAAGAATATCAAAAGATGGTCCAGGAGGTTCAACCGCGGCCTACCGTGGGCCGTAACGTTTTCTGGGCTTTTGTTGTGGGAGGGCTGATCAGCGTTTTAGGGCAGTTATTTTTGAACTTTTTCCAGGCCCGGGGGCTGACCTTGCAGGAAGCGGGAGCGGCCACGTCCACGGTACTGGTTTTTCTGGCCGCTCTGTTCACCGGGCTGGGGGTATACGATGAGATTGCCAAACTTGCCGGTGCCGGTACAATAGTGCCCATTACTGGCTTTGCCAACTCCATGGTCGCTCCGGCCATGGAATACCGGGGTGAAGGACTGGTCCTGGGAGTGGGGGCAAGGCTTTTCACCGTTGCCGGACCGGTGCTTGTTTTTGGCATTGTGACAGCCTGGTTAGCTGCACTTCTGTACTATTTCTTCCGGTAA
- the spoVAD gene encoding stage V sporulation protein AD, whose protein sequence is MPAPKKNGLQTVWFQNPPVIISTATIVGSKEGQGPLGHTFDKVVEDNYYGENTWEKAERRMLKEAMQNAIQRANLQPQNIDYLLAGDLLNQIISADFVARDLGIPFIGLYGACSTMYEGLALGAMLIDGGFAEYVLVGVSSHYSTAERQYRYPTEQGTQRPLYATWTVTGAAAAVLARQGNGPVITHATIGKAIDLGQGDPMNMGAAMAPAAADTMARHLMDTQRQPDYYDLFITGDLGTYGRELALKLMQQKGYDISTRFSDCGVLIYSPEQDAHAGGSGCACAGVVTCGYLMQEIKAGRLKRILGVATGALLSLCSYQQGETIPGIAHAVVIEGR, encoded by the coding sequence TTGCCGGCACCCAAAAAAAACGGGCTGCAAACCGTGTGGTTTCAAAATCCACCGGTAATCATCTCTACGGCCACCATTGTGGGAAGTAAAGAAGGCCAGGGGCCTTTGGGGCATACCTTTGACAAAGTGGTGGAAGACAACTATTACGGGGAAAATACCTGGGAAAAAGCAGAGCGGCGGATGCTCAAAGAGGCCATGCAAAATGCTATCCAGCGGGCCAACCTGCAACCCCAGAATATTGACTACCTGCTGGCCGGTGACCTCTTGAACCAGATTATTAGTGCTGATTTCGTCGCCAGGGATCTGGGCATTCCCTTTATCGGCCTTTACGGGGCCTGCTCCACCATGTATGAAGGCCTGGCCCTGGGGGCAATGCTCATTGACGGCGGTTTTGCCGAATATGTGCTGGTGGGGGTATCCAGCCATTATTCTACGGCCGAAAGGCAGTACCGTTACCCGACGGAGCAGGGTACCCAGCGCCCCCTGTACGCCACCTGGACGGTAACCGGGGCGGCGGCGGCAGTACTGGCCCGCCAGGGTAACGGCCCGGTGATTACCCATGCTACCATCGGTAAAGCAATTGATTTGGGCCAGGGGGACCCCATGAACATGGGGGCGGCCATGGCCCCGGCAGCTGCCGATACCATGGCCCGTCACCTCATGGATACCCAGCGGCAACCCGATTACTACGATCTCTTTATCACCGGCGATTTGGGAACTTACGGGCGGGAACTCGCTCTCAAACTGATGCAGCAAAAGGGTTATGACATTTCCACCCGGTTCAGTGACTGCGGAGTCCTGATTTATTCCCCCGAGCAGGACGCCCATGCGGGGGGCAGCGGCTGCGCCTGTGCGGGTGTGGTCACCTGTGGCTACCTGATGCAGGAAATTAAAGCCGGCCGCTTAAAGCGTATCCTGGGGGTGGCTACCGGGGCTCTGCTCAGCCTCTGCAGCTACCAGCAGGGAGAGACCATTCCCGGCATTGCCCATGCCGTGGTCATAGAAGGACGGTGA
- the spoVAE gene encoding stage V sporulation protein AE, translated as MIFLKAFLVGGLLCVIAQLLMDLTSYKVTPAHVLVGFVTAGVILSALGLYQPLVNWAGAGATVPLSGFGHLLAQGAIGGVKQKGVLGAFSGGVAATAAGITAAVVFGYLAALAFRPKG; from the coding sequence ATGATTTTTTTAAAGGCGTTTCTCGTGGGCGGTCTGTTATGTGTGATTGCCCAGCTCCTGATGGATCTGACCAGCTATAAGGTTACCCCCGCCCACGTGCTGGTAGGTTTTGTTACCGCAGGAGTTATTTTAAGCGCCCTGGGGTTGTACCAGCCCCTGGTGAACTGGGCCGGGGCTGGGGCTACGGTGCCCTTAAGTGGTTTCGGCCACCTGCTGGCCCAGGGAGCCATCGGCGGGGTAAAACAAAAGGGAGTCCTGGGGGCCTTTTCCGGAGGGGTGGCCGCTACGGCCGCCGGTATAACCGCAGCGGTCGTTTTTGGTTACCTGGCCGCCCTGGCCTTCCGACCAAAAGGATAG
- a CDS encoding spore germination protein, translating into MSQQTADVSQQAADASNKTPVKKRLEENTEFLKKALGIGESYDVILRELNIGGVKAALIFVDGLTNDQIFTLILEHLAELEREGMTINTFRKLFYRHIPFTEVSQVEHLEDVVEKVLSGPQALLIDGEEKAIIIDVRTYPVRQPEEPDLERVVRGSRDGFTETLVYNTALIRRRLRDPRLRMEILQAGKRSKTDIVICFLQDVANPDLVDSIKEKIKNIDIDGLPMAEKAVEELITPGSYWNPFPRVRYTERPDVAAIHLLEGHVLVLVDTSPSVAIVPATYFHHLQHAEEYRQSPAVGVWLRAVRFVGVAVSIFLLPLWFLAALHPELLPPALKFIGPKKIGAIPLIIQFIIAEFAVDMVRLATIHTPTGLSVSISLIAALLIGDIAVSVGLFAPEVILYTAVAATGIFLTPSYELSLANRLVRLFLLAAVAVAGLPGFIIAMLVTFAFLVATRSFGIPYMWPLIPFNWTAMKKVLVRSPVPIDNIRPSILKPRDKYRQAIPEPARKR; encoded by the coding sequence ATGAGCCAGCAGACGGCAGACGTGAGCCAACAGGCAGCAGATGCCAGCAATAAAACGCCGGTGAAAAAACGGCTGGAAGAGAATACGGAATTCCTGAAAAAGGCTCTGGGAATAGGGGAAAGCTACGATGTTATCCTGCGGGAATTAAACATTGGCGGGGTCAAGGCAGCCCTTATTTTTGTGGACGGGCTGACCAACGATCAGATTTTTACCCTTATTTTGGAGCACCTGGCGGAACTGGAACGGGAAGGGATGACCATCAATACCTTCCGCAAGCTTTTTTACCGCCACATTCCCTTCACCGAAGTCAGCCAGGTGGAACACCTGGAGGACGTGGTGGAAAAGGTGCTTTCCGGCCCCCAGGCACTGCTTATTGACGGGGAAGAGAAGGCCATTATCATTGACGTCCGAACTTATCCCGTGCGCCAGCCCGAAGAGCCGGATCTGGAAAGGGTGGTACGGGGTTCCCGGGATGGTTTTACCGAAACGCTGGTTTACAACACCGCCCTCATTCGTCGCCGTCTCAGGGACCCCAGGCTGCGCATGGAAATCCTCCAGGCGGGCAAACGGTCCAAAACCGATATAGTTATTTGCTTTTTGCAGGATGTGGCCAATCCGGATCTGGTGGACAGCATCAAGGAAAAGATTAAAAACATCGACATTGATGGGCTGCCCATGGCGGAAAAAGCGGTGGAGGAATTAATTACTCCCGGCAGCTACTGGAATCCCTTCCCCAGGGTGCGCTACACCGAGCGGCCCGACGTGGCCGCCATCCACCTGCTGGAAGGACACGTCCTGGTGCTGGTGGACACCTCTCCCAGTGTGGCCATTGTCCCCGCTACCTACTTTCATCACCTGCAACATGCCGAGGAATACCGCCAGAGCCCGGCAGTTGGGGTATGGTTGCGGGCGGTACGCTTTGTGGGGGTGGCCGTGTCCATCTTCCTGTTACCCCTTTGGTTTTTAGCCGCCCTGCATCCTGAACTGTTACCACCGGCTTTGAAGTTCATCGGCCCCAAAAAAATTGGAGCCATTCCCTTGATAATACAGTTTATTATTGCCGAGTTTGCCGTTGATATGGTACGGCTGGCCACCATCCACACCCCCACGGGCCTGTCGGTGTCCATCAGCTTGATTGCCGCCCTGCTTATAGGCGATATTGCCGTTTCCGTGGGTTTATTTGCCCCCGAGGTGATTTTGTATACGGCGGTAGCCGCAACCGGAATCTTTCTTACCCCCAGTTACGAACTCTCCCTGGCCAACCGCCTGGTGCGCCTGTTCTTGCTGGCGGCAGTGGCTGTGGCCGGCCTGCCCGGCTTTATCATCGCCATGCTGGTAACCTTTGCCTTTCTGGTGGCTACCAGGTCCTTTGGCATCCCTTACATGTGGCCCCTGATCCCCTTTAACTGGACGGCCATGAAGAAAGTGCTGGTGCGTTCCCCTGTGCCGATAGACAACATCCGCCCCAGCATCTTAAAACCCCGGGATAAATACCGGCAGGCCATACCCGAACCGGCCCGGAAACGGTAA
- a CDS encoding acyl-CoA dehydratase activase-related protein, producing the protein MTLKVGIPRALLYYYYLPLWRTFFEALGLEVVISRPTTKTILDAGLQNSGDDVCLPVRLAFGHVLDLKDRVDVLFLPRLVSIARREYICPKFLGFPDMVRHGISGLPPLIDPNLNLYRKDSPYPFFVALGRNFTSNRLAIYLAYRRAMHAQVRYVQLLERGLFPEQALALLYQGVAEGQESGGGGPTVAVIGHPYNIYDPYISMNLLSRLARSGVRVCSADNLPETLIREQAARLPKHLFWSLGQRMIGAAWHYLQSPDVDGIIHVASFACGPDSLTGELISREVRRRGKPFLNLTLDEHSAEAGVVTRLEAFLDMMERRQFLPVRESV; encoded by the coding sequence ATGACCCTTAAGGTAGGTATACCCAGGGCCTTGCTCTATTACTACTACTTACCTTTGTGGCGTACCTTTTTTGAAGCTCTGGGGTTGGAAGTGGTTATCTCAAGGCCAACCACTAAAACTATTTTAGATGCCGGTTTACAGAACTCTGGGGATGACGTATGCCTGCCGGTACGGTTAGCCTTTGGTCACGTGCTTGATTTAAAAGACCGGGTAGACGTACTTTTTTTGCCCCGGCTGGTAAGTATAGCCCGGCGGGAATATATATGTCCCAAGTTCCTGGGCTTTCCCGATATGGTCCGGCACGGGATTTCAGGGCTGCCGCCCCTCATAGATCCAAACCTCAACCTTTACCGCAAGGATAGCCCCTATCCTTTCTTTGTTGCCCTGGGCCGCAACTTTACCAGTAACCGGCTCGCCATTTACCTTGCCTACCGCCGGGCCATGCACGCCCAGGTCCGCTATGTGCAGCTGTTGGAAAGAGGGCTTTTCCCGGAACAGGCCCTGGCGCTACTGTACCAGGGAGTTGCGGAAGGGCAGGAATCGGGTGGCGGTGGCCCGACGGTGGCTGTAATCGGCCATCCGTACAATATTTACGACCCCTATATCAGCATGAACCTTTTGAGCCGTCTTGCAAGGAGCGGGGTACGGGTTTGTAGCGCCGATAACCTCCCGGAAACCCTCATCCGGGAACAGGCCGCCAGGCTGCCCAAGCATCTTTTCTGGAGCCTGGGACAGCGCATGATCGGTGCTGCCTGGCACTACCTGCAGAGCCCGGATGTGGACGGCATCATCCACGTGGCTTCCTTTGCCTGTGGCCCCGATTCCCTCACCGGGGAACTGATCTCCCGGGAGGTAAGGCGCCGGGGTAAGCCCTTCCTCAACCTGACCCTGGACGAACATTCGGCAGAAGCCGGGGTGGTGACCCGCCTGGAAGCCTTTTTGGACATGATGGAACGCCGGCAGTTTCTTCCAGTAAGGGAGAGTGTATAA
- a CDS encoding CoA protein activase has translation MKVTFPHMGHMWICLSAMLEYLGVEVVVPPPSSKRTLTLGARHAPEFACLPLKLNLGNFMEASELGADTILMAGGCGPCRFGYYAQVEHAILEDLGYKYRLVVMEPPQKHVGELLSKIKYITGHSSWWEVVRGIRFGYQKARMVDELERQANYLRPREIHRGSTDKAFKRALQEIIAAKHPRDLPQAGERVRKIMAQVVIKPRPVLRVGIVGEIFTLLEPFANYDLERRLGYLGVETDRSIYLSEWINDHLFLGLVRGLRSRKEACQAAPPYLNHFVGGHGQETVGSTVMYAKQGYDGVIQLLPFTCMPEIVAHSVLPRLSTELGIPTLTITVDEQSGEAGLVTRLEAFIDLLARKKGVV, from the coding sequence ATGAAGGTTACCTTTCCTCACATGGGACATATGTGGATCTGTCTTTCGGCCATGCTGGAATACCTGGGGGTGGAGGTGGTGGTACCGCCGCCTTCCAGCAAACGCACCCTGACCCTGGGAGCCAGGCATGCCCCCGAATTTGCCTGTTTACCCCTTAAATTAAACCTGGGCAATTTCATGGAGGCCAGTGAACTGGGGGCGGACACCATTCTCATGGCCGGTGGGTGCGGGCCCTGCCGCTTTGGCTACTATGCCCAGGTGGAGCACGCCATCCTGGAAGACCTGGGTTACAAATACCGCCTGGTGGTGATGGAACCTCCCCAAAAACATGTGGGGGAGCTGCTTTCTAAGATCAAATATATCACCGGCCACAGTTCCTGGTGGGAAGTGGTACGGGGTATTCGCTTCGGGTACCAGAAGGCCCGCATGGTGGACGAGCTTGAAAGACAGGCCAATTACCTGCGTCCCCGGGAGATCCACCGGGGCAGCACCGATAAAGCGTTCAAACGGGCCCTGCAGGAAATCATCGCCGCCAAACACCCGCGGGATTTGCCTCAAGCCGGGGAACGGGTGCGCAAGATCATGGCCCAGGTGGTTATAAAGCCCCGGCCGGTTCTGCGCGTGGGTATCGTCGGTGAAATCTTCACCCTTTTGGAGCCCTTTGCCAATTACGATCTGGAAAGGAGGCTGGGCTACCTGGGTGTGGAGACCGACCGGTCCATTTATTTGAGCGAGTGGATCAACGATCACCTTTTCCTGGGCCTGGTCAGAGGGCTGCGCAGCCGCAAGGAGGCCTGCCAGGCGGCGCCTCCTTACTTGAACCATTTTGTAGGAGGCCACGGACAGGAAACCGTCGGTAGCACGGTCATGTACGCTAAGCAGGGCTATGACGGCGTAATCCAGCTCCTGCCCTTTACCTGCATGCCCGAAATTGTGGCCCACAGCGTGCTGCCCAGGTTGAGCACCGAGCTGGGCATTCCCACGTTAACCATCACCGTAGATGAGCAGTCCGGGGAAGCGGGGCTGGTGACCCGCCTGGAGGCTTTTATAGATTTGCTGGCCAGAAAAAAAGGGGTGGTATAA